From a single Stigmatopora argus isolate UIUO_Sarg chromosome 4, RoL_Sarg_1.0, whole genome shotgun sequence genomic region:
- the LOC144073181 gene encoding cholecystokinin-like, whose translation MAAGMNVVIYVVVFLAAVSKVSLSLPSQPLVTHDGKTMVSDSPSYNRTRQARSAGSPLSVSQTSLEQPREDAEAFNTLSQLLVKLITRKGMPYQSRSSITSRASGLTPEHRIKDRDYEGWMDFGRRSAEALEYS comes from the exons GCATGAATGTTGTTATCTATGTGGTGGTCTTTCTGGCTGCTGTTTCCAAGGTCTCGCTGAGTCTGCCCTCACAGCCCCTT GTGACTCATGATGGCAAGACCATGGTGTCGGACAGCCCGTCATACAACCGCACGCGCCAGGCCCGCTCTGCTGGTTCGCCCCTTTCAGTGTCGCAGACCAGCCTCGAGCAGCCTCGGGAGGACGCAGAGGCTTTCAACACTTTAAGCCAGCTACTGGTCAAGCTCATCACCAGAAAag GCATGCCTTACCAAAGCAGAAGCTCCATCACAAGCAGAGCCAGCGGCCTGACGCCTGAGCACAGGATAAAGGACCGAGATTACGAGGGCTGGATGGACTTTGGCAGACGCAGTGCAGAAGCCTTGGAGTACTCCTAA